A DNA window from Iodobacter ciconiae contains the following coding sequences:
- a CDS encoding heavy metal translocating P-type ATPase, whose product MASSLSGVRTVSNCCNHSSPAKPRYRVVGSPPPPLPQGDGAGVLSKIYIQQMDCPTEEGLIRKKLGAMAEVSGLQFNLLQRVLTVSHSQEALPAILAAIAELGFTPRVDDGSKAVVAEVAKPWWPLALAGVLAVGAEVCDWLAMPVWLTAVLAIAAVLVCGLITYKKGWIAVSNGDLNINALMSIAVTGALLIGQWPEAAMVMVLFTLAELIEAKSLGRARNAISGLLQLAPERATVQQANGSWQEQAAADIALGSVLRVRPGERIALDGEVIAGQSFVNQAAITGESLPVEKKIGDTVFASTINETGSFEYRVTAAAGNTMLARIIHAVEAAQGVRAPTQRFVDRFSKIYTPVVCLLALAVAVIPPLFMGGAWLEWIYRALAMLVIACPCALVISTPVTIVSGLARAARLGILIKGGVYLEEGRKLKSLALDKTGTLTFGKPVQTDLAALADVPLEVCQHIAASLGARSDHPVSKAIAAQSKDYLEVSDVKALLGRGISGQIEGTSYAMGNHRLIEELGLCSHALEAQLQVLEKQGKSVVVLASDRVLALFAVADTLRPNSREAIAQLQALGVETIVLSGDNEHTVAAIASDLGIAQAHGNLLPEDKLRLVEGMAASSGMVGDGINDAPALARADIGFAMGAAGTDTAIETADVALMDDDLRKIPEFIRLSQATHRILVQNITLALLVKALFLGLTLAGHGTLWMAVFADMGVSLLVVLNGLRLLRKDLFFRGDAVDS is encoded by the coding sequence ATGGCCTCAAGCTTATCAGGAGTACGCACCGTGTCCAATTGCTGCAACCATTCTTCCCCCGCCAAACCCCGCTATCGCGTTGTTGGCTCGCCACCACCGCCTTTGCCTCAAGGCGATGGTGCTGGGGTGTTGAGTAAAATTTATATTCAGCAAATGGATTGCCCGACCGAAGAAGGGCTGATTCGTAAAAAGCTGGGGGCGATGGCGGAGGTGAGTGGCCTGCAGTTCAATTTGCTGCAACGCGTGCTCACCGTTTCGCATAGCCAGGAGGCTTTGCCTGCGATTCTGGCTGCAATTGCCGAGCTGGGCTTTACACCGCGTGTGGATGACGGAAGTAAAGCAGTCGTTGCCGAAGTGGCCAAGCCTTGGTGGCCTTTGGCTTTGGCAGGCGTCTTAGCGGTAGGGGCTGAGGTTTGCGATTGGCTGGCGATGCCGGTGTGGCTGACGGCGGTGTTGGCAATTGCGGCGGTGCTGGTTTGTGGGCTGATAACTTACAAAAAAGGCTGGATTGCAGTATCTAATGGCGATTTAAATATCAATGCGCTGATGAGTATTGCCGTAACGGGCGCATTGTTAATTGGCCAGTGGCCGGAAGCTGCGATGGTGATGGTGTTGTTTACCCTTGCCGAGCTGATTGAGGCCAAATCTTTGGGGCGCGCCAGAAACGCGATTAGTGGCTTATTGCAGCTCGCACCAGAGCGCGCCACGGTGCAGCAAGCGAACGGCAGCTGGCAGGAGCAGGCGGCTGCCGATATTGCATTGGGCAGCGTTTTGCGAGTACGGCCAGGCGAGCGAATTGCGCTGGATGGTGAGGTGATTGCCGGGCAGTCGTTTGTTAATCAGGCTGCCATTACCGGTGAAAGCCTGCCGGTTGAAAAGAAGATTGGCGATACGGTATTTGCCAGCACGATCAATGAAACGGGCTCGTTTGAATATCGGGTAACGGCGGCGGCGGGCAACACCATGCTGGCGCGGATTATCCATGCGGTGGAGGCGGCGCAGGGCGTACGTGCGCCAACCCAGCGTTTTGTGGATCGCTTTTCTAAAATTTACACCCCCGTCGTTTGCCTGCTGGCCTTGGCCGTGGCGGTAATTCCACCGCTATTTATGGGCGGCGCGTGGCTGGAGTGGATTTATCGTGCGCTGGCCATGCTGGTGATTGCCTGCCCCTGTGCGCTTGTCATTTCTACGCCGGTGACGATAGTGAGCGGGCTGGCCCGTGCGGCACGGCTGGGGATATTAATTAAGGGTGGCGTATATTTAGAAGAGGGGCGCAAGCTAAAAAGCCTGGCGCTGGATAAAACCGGCACGCTCACTTTTGGCAAACCAGTGCAAACCGATCTGGCCGCGCTGGCAGATGTGCCTCTAGAGGTTTGCCAGCATATCGCCGCCAGCCTGGGCGCGCGCTCGGATCACCCTGTTTCTAAGGCGATTGCGGCGCAGAGCAAAGATTACCTTGAGGTGAGCGATGTAAAGGCGTTGCTGGGGCGCGGCATCAGCGGGCAGATTGAGGGCACGTCTTATGCAATGGGCAATCATCGCCTGATCGAAGAGCTGGGCCTTTGCTCGCACGCGCTGGAAGCGCAGTTGCAAGTGCTGGAAAAACAGGGTAAATCGGTGGTGGTATTGGCGTCCGATCGCGTGCTGGCGCTGTTTGCCGTGGCGGACACACTACGGCCAAACAGCCGCGAAGCGATTGCTCAGCTGCAAGCCTTAGGTGTGGAAACGATCGTGTTGTCCGGGGATAACGAGCACACCGTGGCCGCGATTGCTAGCGATCTGGGTATTGCCCAAGCGCACGGTAATTTATTGCCAGAAGATAAGCTGCGCCTCGTGGAAGGCATGGCCGCATCGTCCGGTATGGTGGGGGACGGCATCAACGATGCGCCCGCACTGGCGCGCGCCGATATTGGCTTTGCCATGGGCGCAGCAGGCACAGACACTGCTATCGAAACCGCCGATGTGGCGCTGATGGATGACGATCTGCGCAAAATCCCCGAGTTCATCCGTTTATCCCAAGCCACGCATCGCATCCTGGTGCAAAACATCACGCTGGCGCTGCTGGTAAAAGCGCTGTTTTTGGGCCTCACTCTGGCAGGGCACGGCACACTGTGGATGGCTGTGTTTGCCGATATGGGGGTGAGTCTGCTGGTAGTGTTGAATGGTTTGAGATTGCTAAGGAAGGACTTGTTTTTCAGGGGTGATGCTGTAGATTCTTGA
- a CDS encoding sensor histidine kinase, giving the protein MNLSLRTAIIFATLLGLLLPSGVNGYISLTRQLDNAQRQIGLDHQRIADILVLGMQEPLWNLSPDAGKPLLESVISDERIVRITVNDSTLGLFIEANKPERRRGRLHSLTRVVSKQGSNIGTITIELDDGDATLRIRSEQKLYLAAVLLQIVLSLGLILLLLESRIIRPLAELSRQAIQLARHELDEAFVWQRSDEIGTLGHNLETTRKSLSDLILTLEQKNLQLETDILGRRQIELALRTSQDRYRRLVESTHIIPWDANPDEWRLTYVGPQAEALLGYPLAQWYQEGFLSSYLHPDDRHHAYRLFSETGKTGTSEFECRFLSSTGEEKWVLLTASAQCDAENKRTLQGFIIDISERKQAELDIERYRNHLEEVVEARTRALASANHELEAFSYSVSHDLRIPLRTIEGFTQVLLEDYIGSLDANARNYLTRIRSTTHNMTSLIDDLLNLSKLTRIEVRCQSINLSALSEEIIDEFRSLQPQRQIDICIEENLKANADPKLMLIALRHLLDNAWKFTEQTQEAKISISANEIGGQTVFCIQDNGIGFDMTHANKIFSPFQRLHSHAELTGNGIGLAIVQRIIHRHNGRIWAKSQPDSHTTFYFTLPNKPQAKHHIPH; this is encoded by the coding sequence ATGAATCTGTCGCTTAGAACTGCTATTATTTTCGCCACTCTTTTAGGCTTGTTGCTGCCATCTGGCGTAAATGGCTATATCAGCCTGACCCGCCAGCTCGATAATGCCCAGCGCCAAATCGGCCTGGATCATCAGCGCATTGCAGATATTCTGGTACTGGGCATGCAAGAGCCGCTCTGGAATCTCTCACCTGACGCCGGCAAGCCCCTTTTGGAATCAGTGATCAGCGATGAGCGAATTGTGCGCATTACGGTTAATGACTCGACACTGGGTCTGTTTATTGAAGCCAATAAGCCAGAGCGTCGCCGTGGACGCTTACACTCTCTCACCCGTGTAGTCAGCAAACAGGGCAGCAATATCGGCACGATCACCATCGAGCTGGACGATGGCGACGCCACCCTTCGCATCCGTAGCGAGCAAAAGCTCTACCTGGCTGCCGTACTCTTGCAAATTGTGCTCAGCTTAGGGCTTATCCTGCTGCTGCTTGAATCCCGGATTATCCGCCCGCTGGCCGAATTATCCCGCCAGGCTATCCAGCTTGCCCGTCATGAACTGGACGAAGCCTTTGTTTGGCAGCGCAGTGATGAAATCGGCACCCTGGGGCACAATCTGGAAACCACGCGTAAATCGCTCAGTGATCTGATCCTGACGCTGGAGCAAAAAAACCTTCAGCTGGAAACCGACATTCTGGGCCGCAGACAGATCGAACTTGCACTACGCACCAGTCAGGACCGCTACCGCAGGCTGGTAGAATCAACACATATTATTCCATGGGATGCCAACCCGGATGAGTGGCGGCTCACCTATGTAGGCCCGCAGGCCGAAGCCCTGCTAGGCTATCCGCTGGCCCAGTGGTACCAGGAAGGCTTTTTATCAAGCTACCTGCATCCGGATGACAGGCATCACGCCTACCGCCTGTTTAGCGAAACAGGTAAAACGGGTACTTCCGAGTTTGAATGCCGCTTTTTAAGCAGCACCGGAGAAGAAAAATGGGTACTGCTCACCGCATCAGCCCAGTGCGATGCCGAAAATAAACGCACCCTGCAAGGCTTTATTATTGATATCAGCGAACGCAAACAGGCCGAGCTGGATATCGAGCGCTATCGCAATCATCTGGAAGAAGTTGTTGAGGCACGCACCCGCGCACTGGCTTCTGCCAATCATGAACTGGAAGCATTTTCTTATTCGGTATCTCATGACCTGCGTATTCCGCTGCGCACAATCGAAGGCTTTACCCAGGTCCTGCTGGAAGACTATATCGGCTCGCTGGATGCAAATGCCCGCAACTATCTGACCCGTATTCGCAGCACTACCCACAATATGACCAGCCTGATCGATGATCTGCTGAATTTATCCAAACTCACCCGGATTGAAGTGCGCTGCCAGAGCATTAATCTCAGCGCCTTAAGTGAAGAAATTATCGATGAATTTCGCAGCCTGCAGCCACAGCGCCAAATTGATATCTGTATAGAAGAAAATTTAAAAGCCAACGCTGACCCCAAACTAATGCTGATTGCACTGAGGCATTTACTGGATAACGCCTGGAAATTCACCGAACAGACACAAGAAGCAAAAATCAGCATCAGTGCAAATGAAATCGGCGGGCAAACTGTTTTTTGCATTCAGGACAACGGAATTGGCTTTGACATGACCCATGCCAATAAAATATTTTCACCTTTCCAGCGTCTGCATTCACATGCAGAGCTCACCGGCAATGGCATCGGCCTTGCCATTGTGCAGCGAATTATTCACCGCCACAACGGGCGGATCTGGGCCAAATCCCAGCCAGACAGCCACACTACTTTTTACTTCACCCTGCCTAATAAACCACAGGCAAAACATCACATACCTCACTGA
- the recX gene encoding recombination regulator RecX produces MTSALRNKALQHLSRRDHSRAELRLKLLPLTENPDEVDTVLDDFIERGWQSDARFAEQWVFYRSQRYGPQRLRAELQQKGVSGEIISAVMEEHGNTELEQARALWHKKFGTVPRDIKEKNKQLRFLVSRGFSVSVIYRVVGGEDDSF; encoded by the coding sequence ATGACAAGCGCTCTACGCAATAAAGCCCTACAACACCTGTCCCGCCGGGATCATTCGCGTGCAGAGCTACGGCTCAAACTCCTGCCCCTTACAGAAAACCCCGATGAAGTCGATACGGTACTTGATGATTTTATCGAACGTGGCTGGCAATCTGATGCACGCTTTGCCGAGCAATGGGTTTTCTACCGCTCGCAGCGTTATGGCCCGCAGCGCCTGCGCGCCGAACTGCAGCAAAAAGGGGTATCCGGCGAGATTATTTCTGCCGTAATGGAAGAGCACGGCAACACAGAGCTGGAACAAGCCCGCGCACTTTGGCACAAAAAATTCGGCACCGTGCCCCGGGATATTAAAGAAAAAAACAAACAGCTACGCTTCTTAGTCAGCCGTGGCTTTTCTGTGTCCGTAATTTACAGGGTAGTAGGCGGTGAGGATGACAGTTTCTAA
- a CDS encoding D-amino acid dehydrogenase: MKVIVLGAGVIGITSAWFLSQAGYEVTVIERAPEAARETSYANGGQISVCHAEPWANPKAPWKALQWLGEEDAPLLFRFKLDWNQWRWGLRFLQQCTRDKARYNLQNLVRLGLYSRDTLQSLRAATGIKYHQRTEGILHYYTEQAEFESAIPIARLMGELGLERQVKTAAECLLIEPALRDSMRPIVGGTYTPSDESGDARLFTNELALLCEQAGVTFRYDCEIAGFDCAGGDVTAVRVRGDIGIESLAADAFVVSLGSYSPLHLRPLGIHLDIYPAKGYSATIPVYAEHCAPTVSLTDDGYKLVFSRLGNYLRVAGTAEFDGYNLDLNAVRCKAIIDRTRDIFPYGADYAAAEFWTGLRPATPGNLPYIGRTRYPSLWLNTGHGTLGWTECCGSALAIADLISGKKPDVDFCFQSFK, from the coding sequence ATGAAGGTGATTGTGCTTGGCGCAGGCGTGATAGGGATTACTTCAGCCTGGTTTTTAAGTCAGGCAGGCTATGAGGTGACGGTGATTGAGCGGGCACCTGAGGCGGCAAGGGAAACCAGTTATGCTAATGGCGGCCAGATCTCGGTTTGTCATGCAGAGCCCTGGGCTAATCCTAAGGCACCGTGGAAAGCTTTGCAGTGGCTGGGGGAGGAAGACGCACCGCTCTTGTTCCGTTTTAAGCTCGACTGGAACCAATGGCGCTGGGGTTTGCGTTTTTTACAACAGTGCACGCGGGATAAGGCGCGTTACAATCTGCAAAATCTGGTGCGCCTTGGTTTATATAGCCGGGATACATTGCAATCTTTGAGGGCAGCAACCGGCATTAAATATCATCAGCGTACCGAAGGAATCTTGCATTACTACACCGAGCAGGCAGAGTTTGAGTCTGCAATTCCAATAGCCAGGCTCATGGGTGAGCTTGGCTTGGAGCGGCAAGTGAAAACGGCAGCAGAATGTCTGTTAATCGAGCCTGCTTTGCGAGATTCAATGCGCCCGATTGTAGGCGGCACTTATACACCTAGCGATGAATCCGGTGATGCGCGTTTGTTTACCAATGAATTAGCTTTGTTGTGCGAGCAAGCGGGCGTGACTTTTCGCTACGATTGTGAAATAGCCGGTTTTGATTGCGCAGGCGGGGATGTAACTGCAGTGCGTGTAAGGGGAGATATCGGGATTGAGTCACTTGCTGCTGATGCTTTTGTGGTGAGCCTGGGCAGCTATAGTCCCTTACATTTGCGCCCGCTGGGAATTCATCTGGACATTTACCCGGCCAAGGGGTATTCCGCCACAATTCCTGTATATGCAGAACATTGTGCACCGACGGTCAGCCTGACTGATGATGGGTATAAGCTGGTTTTTTCAAGGCTGGGCAATTATTTGCGTGTGGCAGGAACGGCCGAGTTTGACGGCTACAACCTGGATTTAAACGCTGTACGCTGTAAGGCTATTATTGATCGGACAAGGGATATTTTTCCTTATGGTGCTGATTATGCAGCTGCCGAGTTCTGGACAGGTTTACGTCCGGCAACGCCGGGTAATCTGCCGTATATTGGGCGTACCCGTTACCCGAGTCTGTGGCTTAACACCGGGCATGGTACTTTAGGCTGGACCGAGTGCTGTGGCTCGGCTCTGGCGATTGCAGATTTAATTTCTGGCAAAAAGCCTGATGTTGACTTTTGTTTTCAGTCATTCAAATAA
- a CDS encoding spore coat protein U domain-containing protein, whose amino-acid sequence MIARCFRFIFCLFYVMFSFSALAESQRVSAEVVGMCAFSRPNDVILDFGGLTPGQGDRSVMAEVSFSCSKGTRYKVELDNGLHFNKGQSRSRKMANTKGGDFLPYLLQSSLNSGTGHGEAILIPLKLSASVRGLDYLGIKTGSYSDLVVLKISP is encoded by the coding sequence ATGATTGCCAGGTGTTTTCGATTTATTTTTTGCTTATTTTATGTGATGTTTTCTTTTTCTGCACTTGCAGAGTCCCAGCGTGTTAGCGCAGAAGTTGTGGGAATGTGTGCCTTTTCCCGTCCTAACGATGTGATCCTTGATTTTGGTGGTTTAACACCGGGGCAAGGTGATAGAAGCGTAATGGCGGAGGTGAGTTTTTCCTGCTCGAAAGGCACACGTTATAAAGTCGAGCTTGATAATGGTTTGCACTTTAATAAGGGGCAGAGCCGATCCAGAAAAATGGCCAACACTAAGGGAGGAGATTTTTTGCCCTACCTTTTACAAAGTAGTTTGAATAGTGGAACCGGGCATGGTGAAGCAATACTTATTCCTTTAAAATTAAGTGCCAGTGTGCGTGGTCTGGATTATCTGGGCATTAAAACTGGGAGTTATTCTGATTTGGTTGTTTTGAAAATAAGCCCGTAA
- the cadR gene encoding Cd(II)/Pb(II)-responsive transcriptional regulator: MKIGELAQAAQCTVETIRYYEKESLLPAPARTSGNYRDYSEIHLERLSFIRNCRALDMTHQEIRALLQLMDQPEDNCHSVNNLLDAHIGHVSIRIQELLKLEAQLKTLRQQCQSEQAVQDCGIVQGLNNMEVSNTPERHTHLG, encoded by the coding sequence ATGAAAATCGGTGAACTCGCCCAGGCCGCACAATGCACAGTCGAAACGATCAGGTATTACGAAAAGGAGTCTCTGCTGCCTGCGCCTGCCCGCACCAGCGGCAATTACCGTGATTACAGTGAGATTCATCTGGAGCGCTTAAGCTTTATCCGCAACTGCCGCGCTCTGGACATGACGCATCAGGAAATCCGTGCCTTGTTGCAATTAATGGATCAGCCAGAAGACAACTGCCACTCGGTGAACAACCTGCTCGACGCACATATCGGGCATGTCAGCATCCGGATTCAGGAGCTGCTGAAGCTGGAGGCGCAGCTAAAAACACTCAGGCAGCAGTGCCAAAGCGAGCAAGCGGTGCAAGACTGCGGCATTGTGCAAGGTTTAAATAATATGGAAGTCAGCAATACACCTGAACGGCATACTCATTTAGGCTAG
- the recA gene encoding recombinase RecA — translation MDDNKSKALVAALAQIERQFGKGAIMKMGENQIQGDLQVVSTGSLGLDLGLGVGGLPRGRVVEIFGPESSGKTTLCLHVVAEVQKLGGVAAYIDAENALDPVYASKLGVNVSEMLISQPDTGEQGLEIADMLVRSGGVDIIVVDSVAALTPKAEIEGEMGDVHVGLQARLMSQALRKLTGNIKRTNTLVIFINQLRMKIGNMMPGQSPETTTGGNALKFYASVRLDIRRIGAVKKGDEIIGNQTKVKIAKNKVAPPFRIVTFDILYGEGISHEGEIIEYGVTHKIVEKAGAWYSYNGNKIGQGMENSRQYLKDNPEVAAEIEQKIRAKLGAGGLLPVDPTALLDDGKEEELDA, via the coding sequence ATGGACGATAACAAGAGCAAGGCGCTCGTAGCGGCACTCGCGCAAATCGAACGTCAGTTCGGTAAGGGCGCCATCATGAAAATGGGCGAAAATCAGATTCAGGGCGATCTGCAGGTCGTTTCCACAGGCTCCCTTGGTCTGGATCTGGGCCTTGGCGTTGGTGGCTTACCTCGCGGGCGTGTTGTAGAAATTTTCGGACCAGAATCATCAGGTAAAACCACCCTTTGTCTGCACGTTGTAGCTGAAGTCCAAAAACTCGGCGGTGTTGCAGCTTATATCGATGCTGAAAACGCACTTGATCCCGTTTATGCCAGCAAACTGGGCGTAAACGTATCCGAAATGCTGATTTCACAGCCTGACACCGGCGAGCAAGGCCTGGAAATCGCCGATATGCTGGTTCGCTCTGGCGGCGTAGATATCATCGTGGTCGACTCCGTTGCAGCCCTGACACCCAAAGCCGAAATCGAAGGCGAGATGGGCGATGTACACGTGGGCCTGCAGGCACGCCTGATGAGCCAGGCTCTGCGTAAGCTCACCGGCAATATCAAACGCACCAACACGCTGGTGATCTTTATTAACCAGCTGCGGATGAAAATTGGCAATATGATGCCGGGGCAAAGCCCTGAAACCACCACAGGTGGTAATGCACTGAAGTTCTACGCATCGGTTCGCCTTGATATCCGCCGTATTGGTGCCGTAAAGAAAGGTGACGAGATCATCGGCAACCAAACCAAGGTCAAAATCGCCAAAAATAAGGTAGCCCCCCCTTTCCGTATTGTGACCTTTGATATTCTTTATGGCGAAGGCATTAGCCATGAGGGCGAAATCATTGAATACGGTGTTACGCATAAAATCGTTGAAAAAGCCGGTGCCTGGTATAGCTACAACGGCAATAAAATCGGCCAGGGCATGGAAAACTCCCGCCAGTACCTGAAAGACAATCCTGAAGTTGCCGCTGAAATCGAGCAAAAAATTCGTGCCAAATTAGGTGCGGGCGGCTTACTGCCAGTCGACCCTACTGCTTTGCTTGATGATGGCAAAGAAGAAGAACTAGACGCTTAA
- a CDS encoding DUF4442 domain-containing protein: MSPFFRKIALYIVARPRLVAKLMKFGLNWFPAIRRTGCKVTAVSPDVRYIRVELPLNWKTRNINGTIFGGSMFAATDPFYMSILYLNLGDDFVVWDKGGTIRFKRPGRGTLVAEFKIDESELTEIRDLLALTPEIDRVYPVQLIDQKGYVCAEVERVLYIAHKSAYDNKMAERRAKRDLANILE, encoded by the coding sequence ATGTCGCCTTTTTTCAGAAAAATCGCCCTCTATATCGTTGCCCGCCCGCGCCTTGTTGCAAAGCTGATGAAATTTGGCTTGAACTGGTTTCCAGCCATCCGCCGCACCGGCTGCAAAGTGACCGCCGTATCGCCCGATGTGCGCTATATCCGTGTGGAGCTGCCGCTTAATTGGAAGACGCGCAATATCAATGGTACGATTTTTGGCGGCAGCATGTTTGCCGCCACTGACCCGTTTTATATGAGCATACTATATTTAAATCTGGGGGATGATTTTGTAGTTTGGGACAAAGGCGGCACCATCCGCTTTAAACGCCCGGGCCGCGGTACGCTGGTGGCCGAATTTAAAATCGACGAATCCGAGCTCACCGAAATCCGCGACCTGCTCGCCCTCACCCCGGAAATAGACCGCGTCTACCCCGTACAGCTCATCGATCAAAAAGGCTATGTCTGCGCCGAAGTAGAACGCGTCTTATACATCGCTCATAAAAGCGCTTACGACAATAAAATGGCAGAAAGGCGGGCAAAGCGGGATTTGGCCAATATTTTAGAATAA